The proteins below come from a single Isachenkonia alkalipeptolytica genomic window:
- a CDS encoding cell division protein FtsL: MEAAREEIIYPEEINSKPLKNGRAKPHKKKKKKILRKQHEEMQKKYRLEKLLFCTMILVITLVSLGLLLRYVMITEARHDIHQLNSAITELKNDERALRIELETLSRSNRVELEAAERLEMIYPEIQEVNYVQVDSNEVNRVANHLEELDNRESLAPGFMEKANERVQQWLSRVEALF, translated from the coding sequence ATGGAGGCCGCAAGAGAAGAAATTATTTATCCGGAAGAAATAAATAGTAAACCGTTGAAAAATGGTAGAGCAAAACCTCATAAAAAGAAAAAAAAGAAAATACTTCGAAAACAGCATGAAGAAATGCAAAAGAAATATCGTCTGGAAAAATTATTGTTTTGCACGATGATTCTGGTGATTACTTTGGTTTCCCTGGGATTGCTGTTAAGATATGTAATGATTACTGAAGCTCGACATGATATTCATCAACTTAACAGTGCAATAACAGAGTTGAAAAATGATGAGCGGGCCCTACGCATCGAGCTGGAAACTTTGTCCCGCTCTAATCGTGTGGAGCTTGAAGCCGCTGAAAGATTAGAAATGATTTATCCTGAGATTCAAGAAGTGAATTATGTACAGGTGGATTCTAATGAGGTTAATCGAGTTGCCAACCATTTAGAAGAGTTAGATAACCGGGAGTCTTTAGCCCCGGGATTCATGGAAAAAGCTAATGAAAGAGTACAGCAGTGGTTATCCAGGGTAGAGGCTCTGTTTTAG
- a CDS encoding enoyl-CoA hydratase-related protein — MKDYQTIKYTEIDQKIGKIMISRPKALNALNHKLLYELQQIFSELENEKLRALIITGEGKAFIAGADVQEMRGMTPQQARDFALTGQSLFKKIEQFPCPVIAAINGYALGGGMELALSCDIRIADENAKFGQPEVGLGITPGFSGTHRLAKHVGISQAKELIFTAEIINCEKAYEIGLVSRLTSEGMVVEEATKVAKKISNNSKTAVAYSKISIEKSHMQNLDTANLIERDLFGLCFAEEDQKEGMDAFLNKRKPNFK; from the coding sequence TTGAAAGATTATCAAACAATAAAATACACTGAAATTGATCAAAAGATCGGGAAAATTATGATTTCCAGGCCCAAAGCTCTTAATGCTCTTAATCACAAACTTTTATATGAATTACAGCAGATTTTTTCAGAATTGGAAAATGAAAAACTAAGAGCTTTAATTATTACAGGGGAAGGGAAGGCTTTTATAGCCGGAGCCGATGTTCAGGAGATGCGCGGTATGACTCCCCAACAGGCCAGGGATTTTGCTTTAACAGGGCAGTCTCTTTTTAAAAAGATTGAACAATTTCCCTGTCCTGTTATTGCGGCAATTAATGGTTATGCCTTGGGGGGAGGAATGGAATTAGCCCTTAGTTGTGATATCCGCATAGCCGATGAAAATGCCAAATTTGGACAACCAGAAGTAGGTCTCGGGATCACCCCTGGATTTTCCGGAACCCACCGATTAGCAAAACATGTTGGGATATCCCAGGCGAAGGAATTGATTTTTACTGCAGAGATTATCAATTGTGAAAAAGCTTATGAAATCGGTTTGGTTAGCCGGCTTACCTCTGAAGGAATGGTTGTGGAAGAAGCTACAAAGGTGGCAAAGAAAATTAGTAATAATAGTAAAACAGCGGTAGCATACAGCAAAATATCTATTGAGAAATCCCACATGCAAAATTTAGACACAGCGAATTTAATTGAACGGGACTTGTTCGGTCTTTGTTTTGCTGAAGAGGATCAAAAAGAAGGTATGGATGCTTTTTTAAATAAAAGGAAACCAAACTTTAAGTGA
- the lgt gene encoding prolipoprotein diacylglyceryl transferase gives MNQIAFTIFGVDVAWYGIIISFGMILGVVVASIRANRAGLHSDTIVDMSIVAIPLAIIGARVYYFVFTYNPEIHSLLDVFSFRSGGLAIHGGLIGGVLGGYLFTKYKNIYFWKLADIVAPSIILGQAIGRWGNYVNQEAHGGPTDLPWAIEVNGEMVHPTFLYESLWNIGVFVFLLVYSKKKKVTGEVFLLYIALYSLGRIFIEGLRTDSLMLGQFRVAQLISVALILAAFGIRHILIRKKTH, from the coding sequence ATGAATCAAATAGCTTTTACAATTTTTGGAGTGGACGTGGCTTGGTATGGGATTATTATTTCCTTTGGAATGATCCTCGGAGTTGTCGTTGCAAGTATTAGGGCTAATAGAGCTGGACTGCATTCCGATACTATAGTGGATATGTCTATTGTCGCTATTCCCCTTGCTATAATAGGTGCGAGGGTTTACTATTTTGTTTTCACTTACAATCCTGAAATCCACAGTCTTTTGGATGTATTTTCCTTCCGATCCGGAGGGTTGGCGATTCATGGCGGTTTGATCGGAGGAGTTCTTGGGGGCTATCTTTTTACTAAATACAAAAACATATATTTTTGGAAGTTGGCAGATATCGTGGCTCCTAGTATTATCTTAGGACAGGCCATTGGTCGTTGGGGGAATTATGTAAATCAAGAGGCCCACGGAGGGCCTACGGATTTACCTTGGGCGATTGAAGTTAACGGAGAAATGGTCCATCCCACTTTTTTATATGAATCTCTCTGGAATATCGGTGTGTTTGTATTTTTATTGGTCTATTCTAAGAAAAAAAAGGTTACAGGAGAAGTGTTTTTACTGTATATTGCCTTATATTCTTTGGGAAGAATTTTTATTGAAGGTCTTAGGACGGACAGTTTAATGCTTGGTCAGTTCCGGGTTGCTCAGCTGATCAGTGTAGCTTTAATCCTTGCAGCCTTTGGGATTCGCCATATTTTGATTAGGAAAAAAACACACTAG
- the rsmH gene encoding 16S rRNA (cytosine(1402)-N(4))-methyltransferase RsmH: protein MNYNHESVLLHECIQGLNIYENGIYVDGTLGGAGHSLEIVKKLRGEGLLIGVDQDQQALDNAKVKLQNYEEHVQLVHNNFRNIQEVLTELGINEIDGMLLDLGVSSHQLDTADRGFSYMQDAELDMRMDTNASLTAKTVVNRYSEEELHRIIKEYGEENWAKRIAKFIIEDRKEKEITRSEELVNIIKRAIPKKAREKGPHPAKRTFQAIRIEVNNELGIIEDTIKSVLPYLKTKGRLVIITFHSLEDRIVKNTYKELAKSCVCPPEFPICNCDKRSEVKIITRKPVLPSEEELEQNPRSRSAKLRIMEKR, encoded by the coding sequence ATGAACTATAATCATGAATCTGTATTATTACATGAATGTATTCAAGGACTTAATATATACGAGAATGGCATCTATGTGGATGGTACCCTGGGAGGAGCCGGCCATAGTTTAGAAATTGTTAAGAAACTAAGAGGCGAAGGCCTTTTAATTGGAGTTGATCAGGACCAACAAGCTTTAGACAATGCCAAAGTAAAGTTACAAAATTATGAAGAACATGTGCAACTGGTACATAATAACTTCAGAAATATCCAAGAAGTTCTAACGGAATTGGGAATTAACGAAATTGACGGAATGTTATTGGATCTCGGAGTATCTTCCCATCAATTAGATACGGCAGATCGGGGTTTTTCCTATATGCAGGATGCGGAGTTGGATATGCGAATGGATACCAATGCGTCACTCACTGCAAAAACAGTTGTGAACCGATATAGCGAAGAAGAACTCCATCGAATTATCAAAGAATATGGAGAGGAAAATTGGGCAAAGAGAATTGCGAAATTCATTATAGAAGATCGAAAAGAAAAAGAGATTACCCGGAGCGAAGAATTGGTAAACATCATTAAAAGAGCTATTCCTAAAAAAGCTCGTGAGAAAGGACCTCATCCGGCTAAAAGAACTTTTCAAGCGATTCGAATAGAGGTAAACAATGAGTTGGGGATTATTGAAGACACAATTAAATCCGTTTTGCCTTACCTAAAAACAAAAGGCAGACTGGTGATTATCACTTTTCACTCCTTAGAGGATCGAATAGTAAAGAATACCTATAAAGAGCTTGCCAAGTCTTGTGTATGTCCGCCGGAATTTCCAATTTGCAATTGTGATAAACGCTCGGAAGTAAAAATCATTACCCGAAAACCGGTGCTTCCTTCGGAGGAAGAACTGGAGCAAAATCCAAGATCCAGAAGTGCTAAGCTGAGAATAATGGAAAAACGATAA
- the pduL gene encoding phosphate propanoyltransferase, whose protein sequence is MTEKKMIPAALSNRHLHLSQEDIQQLFGENYNLCTLKDLSQPGQFACEEKVDMIGPKGEIKGIRVLGPARPQTQIEVSVSDSFILGVKPPVRDSGDIEGSPGVTLRGPKGEVNLNKGVIIAARHIHMHTSDAERFNVVDKQKVKVRTSGERAVVFENVLVRVSPKYALEMHLDTDEGNAANLKNGVLVEMITE, encoded by the coding sequence ATGACGGAGAAAAAAATGATTCCCGCAGCTTTATCCAACAGACATTTACATTTATCCCAAGAAGATATTCAGCAATTGTTTGGTGAAAATTACAATCTTTGTACGTTGAAGGACCTATCCCAACCGGGACAATTCGCCTGTGAAGAAAAAGTGGATATGATCGGTCCGAAAGGAGAAATTAAAGGAATTCGAGTGCTTGGCCCTGCAAGACCTCAAACTCAAATTGAAGTTTCAGTTAGTGACAGTTTTATATTAGGCGTAAAACCTCCAGTTCGGGACTCCGGAGATATCGAAGGAAGTCCGGGAGTAACCCTTAGGGGGCCAAAAGGAGAAGTTAATCTTAATAAAGGCGTAATCATTGCTGCGAGACACATTCATATGCATACCTCTGATGCGGAACGGTTTAATGTGGTAGATAAACAAAAGGTGAAAGTCAGAACCTCTGGAGAACGGGCTGTTGTTTTTGAAAACGTACTTGTGCGGGTAAGTCCCAAATATGCCCTGGAAATGCACTTAGACACCGATGAAGGAAATGCAGCGAACCTCAAGAATGGGGTACTAGTTGAGATGATCACAGAATAG
- a CDS encoding 3-hydroxybutyryl-CoA dehydrogenase: MKKIGILGAGTMGTGIAQTFGVKGFDVVVRDLSEKNLQKARKSIEKSLGKLIAKEKMEEVELEETMNRIDFTIEVEKIKDCDMVIEAVTENMAVKKKIFQELDEVCKEDTILATNTSSLSITEIATATSRPDKVLGMHFFNPVPMMKLVEIIKGITTDAKVKDQVVELTVNIGKTPVEVEEAPGFVVNRILVPMINEAIGVLGDGVAKAEDIDQAMKLGANHPIGPLALGDLIGLDVTLAIMEVLYEEFADSKYRPHPLLRKMVRAQKLGRKTGEGFYSYA, from the coding sequence ATGAAAAAGATAGGCATTTTAGGTGCAGGAACCATGGGAACAGGAATTGCTCAGACTTTTGGGGTGAAGGGTTTCGATGTCGTAGTTCGAGATCTCTCGGAGAAAAATTTACAAAAGGCAAGGAAATCTATTGAAAAAAGTTTAGGGAAGTTGATTGCCAAAGAAAAAATGGAAGAAGTTGAACTGGAAGAAACCATGAATCGCATTGATTTTACTATTGAAGTTGAAAAAATCAAGGATTGTGATATGGTTATTGAAGCAGTTACAGAAAATATGGCGGTAAAGAAAAAGATTTTTCAGGAGCTTGACGAAGTATGTAAAGAGGATACCATTTTAGCAACGAATACTTCTTCTTTATCGATTACGGAAATAGCCACAGCAACTTCCCGGCCTGATAAGGTTTTGGGGATGCACTTCTTCAATCCTGTACCAATGATGAAGCTTGTAGAAATTATCAAAGGAATTACCACAGATGCAAAAGTAAAAGATCAAGTGGTGGAACTAACGGTAAACATCGGGAAAACTCCTGTGGAAGTCGAGGAAGCCCCGGGTTTTGTTGTAAATCGAATACTTGTACCGATGATTAATGAAGCCATCGGTGTATTAGGGGACGGAGTAGCAAAGGCTGAGGATATTGACCAAGCTATGAAACTCGGGGCAAATCATCCCATTGGTCCCCTTGCTCTAGGAGATTTGATTGGCTTAGACGTTACCCTAGCCATAATGGAAGTCTTGTATGAAGAGTTCGCAGATTCCAAATACAGACCTCATCCTTTACTGCGAAAAATGGTTCGGGCACAAAAACTAGGAAGAAAAACCGGCGAAGGCTTTTACTCTTACGCATAG
- a CDS encoding putative manganese-dependent inorganic diphosphatase, giving the protein MSTLIFGHKNPDTDSVVSAISLSYLKTQLGYETMPCILDPINKETAFVLDYFQLEIPQQIDNVKVQVKDLDFHITEGIKESTSILSAYNLMDKEKIATLAIVNQLGELLGIVSIKDIAVSLITGDFRKLETSMDNLISDLDGNLLSKGLWYFRGNVSVIDDYHKTIRGLLGPEDIIIVGDRYDIIEYAIESNVQLIVVTGNREIPEKFLIRAQEQNIAMISVPYDSLYTTRVIDQCNYISKIMRSTNITRFSNRDYLDDVKETMSQSHYRNYPVVNQDKKFLGFVGRKHILNPKRKKAILVDHNEYAQSAEGLEESEILEIIDHHKLGDISTAMPISFRNNPVGSTATIVYSMFRENQVKIPVSISGILLSGILSDTLSFRSPTTTPADQAAVKSLNEILNYDLENYAMKMFKAGTSLEGQSIDEIFYKDYKEFNLNFYKAGISQVFTLDIEEVFRQKEEFLAFINQTHKKENHDITLLLITDILKEGSYILYASKKTNIISTAFNIPKKQGGFIPGVVSRKKQVLPRLINAIELME; this is encoded by the coding sequence ATGTCAACTTTAATTTTTGGTCATAAAAACCCCGATACAGACTCTGTAGTATCGGCCATATCCTTATCTTATTTAAAAACACAACTAGGATACGAAACGATGCCCTGTATATTAGATCCTATAAACAAAGAAACCGCCTTTGTTCTTGATTATTTCCAATTAGAAATCCCTCAACAAATTGATAACGTTAAGGTTCAGGTTAAAGATCTGGATTTCCATATTACTGAAGGTATCAAAGAAAGCACTTCAATTCTCTCCGCCTATAATCTTATGGACAAAGAAAAAATTGCCACATTGGCTATTGTAAATCAGCTAGGAGAGTTACTAGGGATCGTTAGTATCAAGGATATTGCTGTCAGCCTTATTACCGGAGACTTCCGAAAACTGGAAACCTCTATGGACAATCTTATTTCCGACCTAGATGGGAATTTGCTTTCGAAGGGCTTATGGTACTTCAGAGGGAATGTGTCGGTAATAGATGATTACCATAAAACCATCCGAGGTCTCTTAGGTCCTGAAGATATAATCATTGTCGGGGACCGCTACGACATTATAGAATACGCTATTGAATCCAATGTACAATTAATTGTTGTAACTGGAAACCGGGAAATACCTGAAAAATTTCTTATTCGAGCTCAAGAGCAGAATATTGCCATGATATCCGTTCCCTATGATTCTTTGTATACCACAAGAGTCATTGACCAATGCAATTACATCTCTAAAATTATGCGTTCCACTAATATCACCCGATTCAGTAATAGAGACTATTTGGATGATGTAAAGGAAACCATGAGCCAAAGTCATTATAGAAACTATCCCGTAGTCAATCAGGATAAGAAATTCTTAGGCTTTGTGGGACGGAAGCATATCCTTAATCCAAAAAGAAAAAAAGCCATCCTAGTGGATCACAATGAATACGCCCAAAGCGCTGAGGGTCTTGAAGAATCTGAAATTCTGGAAATAATCGATCATCATAAATTAGGTGATATTTCCACCGCCATGCCAATATCCTTCAGGAATAATCCCGTAGGAAGTACAGCTACCATAGTTTACTCTATGTTCCGGGAAAACCAGGTAAAGATACCTGTTTCCATTTCCGGAATCTTACTTTCCGGGATTTTGTCCGATACTTTATCCTTTAGGTCTCCCACTACCACTCCAGCTGATCAAGCAGCCGTTAAATCATTAAATGAAATTCTTAACTATGATTTGGAAAACTATGCTATGAAAATGTTTAAAGCCGGAACATCCTTAGAAGGACAAAGCATCGATGAAATATTTTATAAGGATTATAAGGAGTTCAATTTGAACTTTTATAAAGCAGGTATCAGTCAAGTTTTCACTTTAGACATTGAAGAAGTCTTCCGGCAAAAAGAAGAGTTTTTAGCTTTCATTAATCAAACTCATAAAAAAGAAAATCATGACATCACCCTGCTTTTAATCACTGATATCCTTAAAGAAGGCTCTTATATTCTCTATGCATCAAAAAAAACAAATATTATATCAACCGCTTTCAACATTCCAAAAAAACAGGGGGGGTTTATCCCCGGAGTGGTTTCAAGAAAAAAACAGGTGCTTCCAAGACTAATAAATGCAATCGAATTAATGGAGTAA
- the deoC gene encoding deoxyribose-phosphate aldolase has translation MKSIEKYLDHTALKADTRLGDIEKLVKEAIEYNFYAVCVNGAYVEKAKELLKDTEVKVAAVVGFPLGASTTETKVFETENAIMKGAEEIDMVINISALKDGFHNYVFNDIKAVVDIAKGKAAVKVIIETALLSDDEKIKVCELAKEAKADFVKTSTGFSTAGATKEDVALMKKTVGPDVEVKASGGIRDFAKAKEMIAAGATRIGASASVDIVEEFEKEQKSK, from the coding sequence ATGAAGTCTATTGAAAAATACTTAGACCATACCGCGCTAAAAGCGGATACCCGACTAGGGGATATTGAAAAACTCGTAAAAGAAGCTATAGAATATAACTTTTATGCGGTTTGTGTAAATGGGGCTTATGTGGAAAAAGCAAAAGAACTCTTGAAGGATACAGAAGTGAAAGTTGCAGCAGTAGTTGGATTTCCGCTAGGGGCTTCAACTACGGAAACAAAAGTCTTCGAGACGGAAAATGCCATTATGAAAGGAGCGGAAGAAATTGATATGGTTATCAATATCAGTGCTCTGAAGGATGGTTTCCATAATTACGTCTTTAATGATATTAAGGCTGTTGTGGATATAGCAAAGGGAAAGGCCGCTGTTAAAGTAATTATTGAAACGGCCTTACTAAGTGATGATGAAAAAATTAAAGTCTGTGAGTTGGCAAAGGAAGCCAAGGCTGATTTTGTAAAGACTTCAACCGGTTTTAGTACGGCCGGTGCCACGAAGGAAGATGTTGCCTTGATGAAAAAAACCGTAGGTCCCGACGTAGAAGTAAAAGCTTCCGGAGGGATTAGAGATTTTGCTAAGGCAAAGGAAATGATCGCGGCTGGAGCTACGCGAATTGGAGCCAGCGCATCCGTGGATATTGTGGAAGAGTTTGAAAAAGAGCAGAAAAGTAAGTAA
- the ychF gene encoding redox-regulated ATPase YchF, producing the protein MKLGIVGLPNVGKSTLFNAVTKAGAQSANYPFCTIDPNIGVVSVPDKRLKVLEEMYQSKSVIPTSINFYDIAGLVKGASKGEGLGNKFLSHIREVAAILHVVRCFEDSDVTHVDGSVDPERDVETIGLELIFSDIETIEKKMERSKKQAKTDKSLQEDMRILESIKERLEYGHSVREMDLSEKEESVTRELNLLSSKPVIYVANVSEEYISDDTLSNKYLEALQKIADAEGSAMIKVCAKIEEEISELEEEEKAMFLEDLGLETSGLDKLIQTSYELLGLITYLTAGPQEVRAWTIKKGTKAPQAAGKIHTDFERGFIRAEVTAFDDLVAAGSPVAAKEKGLVRLEGKDYVVKDGDVILFRFNV; encoded by the coding sequence ATGAAGTTAGGAATAGTTGGTTTACCCAACGTTGGAAAAAGCACATTGTTTAATGCGGTTACTAAGGCCGGAGCCCAATCGGCAAACTATCCGTTTTGTACCATTGATCCGAATATCGGCGTGGTATCCGTACCGGACAAACGTTTAAAAGTACTTGAAGAAATGTATCAATCAAAATCCGTAATCCCTACCTCTATAAATTTTTATGATATTGCAGGTCTTGTTAAGGGAGCTAGTAAAGGAGAGGGCCTGGGTAATAAATTTTTATCCCATATTCGGGAAGTTGCCGCTATCTTACATGTAGTTCGTTGTTTTGAAGATTCCGATGTGACTCATGTAGACGGCAGTGTGGATCCAGAAAGAGATGTAGAAACCATTGGTTTAGAGTTAATTTTTTCCGATATAGAAACCATTGAAAAGAAAATGGAACGTTCGAAAAAGCAAGCTAAAACTGATAAATCCTTACAGGAAGACATGAGAATACTTGAATCCATAAAAGAACGTCTTGAATACGGTCACTCTGTAAGAGAGATGGATTTGAGCGAAAAGGAAGAGTCTGTAACTCGTGAGCTGAACCTTTTATCTTCCAAACCCGTTATTTACGTAGCGAATGTCTCTGAAGAGTATATTTCCGATGACACCTTAAGCAATAAGTACCTTGAAGCATTGCAAAAAATTGCGGATGCTGAGGGTTCCGCCATGATTAAGGTATGTGCAAAAATTGAAGAGGAAATATCAGAACTTGAAGAAGAAGAGAAGGCTATGTTCTTAGAAGACTTGGGACTGGAAACTTCCGGCCTCGATAAACTCATTCAAACCTCCTACGAACTTTTAGGTCTTATAACGTACTTAACCGCGGGACCACAGGAAGTTCGGGCTTGGACGATTAAAAAGGGAACGAAAGCACCCCAAGCCGCTGGAAAAATTCATACCGATTTCGAGCGGGGGTTTATCCGGGCGGAAGTCACCGCCTTCGATGATCTTGTTGCTGCAGGAAGTCCTGTGGCGGCTAAAGAAAAGGGATTAGTTCGCTTGGAAGGCAAGGACTATGTAGTAAAAGACGGAGATGTGATTCTCTTTCGATTCAATGTATAA
- a CDS encoding penicillin-binding transpeptidase domain-containing protein — MTRNQNQKPGKSTKTRLVLVFLTLSLCIFALVLRLGWLQVIRGEEFQQMARRQQTSDITLTPSRGTIYDRNGKELVLSASTHAVYASPDEIGNKEETAKVLAKLLEVDAKDLLERMENETSQVITIKRWVDRSTGKEIEDKGLRGIWITDDHKRYYPYGNFASYVLGHTDADNEGVAGIELRYDKHLSGVPGRWIRTVDRDGRQLSSSSEVYHPSEEGLGIVLTIDEVIQHITEKALDNAMEIHNPERAMAVVMNVKSGEILAMAAKPDYDPNNPREPLDLKEKEALALMDSQERLEYWFSMWRNPVINDSYEPGSTFKAITAAAALEEGTASLDSEYYSDGYIDVGGPPIRSWRYYDPFGHQTFSEAYRNSDNPVFVEMLQDLGGEAFYEYIEGFGFFDLTGVDLPGESRSIIPSLEEVRPEGPENFTRDLATMSFGQSFNTTPLQILTAYSAAVNNGELMEPQIVKELLDAEGNPVEKVEHRMVRQVVSEETSRDIRRISEEAMRLGNSQAYVPGYAVGGKTGTAQKLVDGHYPSGVVIGSFVGAAPMDDPEIAVITIVDEPRGGTLYGNTTAAPIAGEIFSETFRYLGIEPRYTEEELEKIEDEEKIEVPNVLNKTLKEAREILGHDNLEYLVVNEFLVNEEALVVETGPKPGVKVEKNSTISIYIEQGDQEEELLMPDLEGMTVSEVKRILKAMGLQLKVQGEGRVVNQDTAPGTIVEKEKVIVVEFQ, encoded by the coding sequence ATGACGAGAAATCAGAATCAAAAACCTGGGAAATCCACCAAGACCCGATTGGTTCTAGTGTTTTTAACCTTAAGTCTTTGCATATTTGCTCTGGTTCTACGTTTAGGGTGGCTTCAAGTAATCCGTGGAGAAGAGTTTCAACAGATGGCTAGGCGACAACAAACCAGTGATATCACCCTCACTCCCAGTAGAGGGACAATTTATGATCGAAATGGAAAAGAACTTGTGTTAAGTGCCAGTACCCATGCGGTTTATGCCAGTCCTGATGAAATAGGCAACAAAGAAGAAACGGCGAAGGTTTTAGCGAAGCTGTTGGAAGTTGATGCCAAAGACTTACTGGAACGAATGGAAAATGAAACGTCTCAGGTGATAACTATAAAGCGTTGGGTAGACCGATCTACAGGAAAAGAAATTGAAGATAAAGGACTTCGGGGAATATGGATAACTGACGATCATAAACGCTATTATCCTTATGGTAATTTTGCGTCCTATGTACTGGGTCATACCGATGCGGATAATGAGGGAGTTGCAGGGATTGAGTTGAGATATGATAAACATTTAAGCGGCGTTCCCGGAAGGTGGATAAGAACTGTGGATCGTGACGGAAGACAACTTTCCTCTTCTTCAGAAGTATATCACCCTTCGGAAGAAGGATTAGGAATAGTTCTGACTATCGACGAGGTGATTCAACATATTACGGAAAAAGCTTTAGACAATGCTATGGAGATTCACAACCCGGAGCGAGCGATGGCAGTGGTTATGAACGTGAAATCCGGAGAAATATTGGCAATGGCTGCAAAACCGGATTACGATCCTAACAATCCACGGGAACCTTTGGATCTGAAGGAAAAAGAAGCTTTAGCTTTAATGGATTCTCAAGAGCGATTGGAGTATTGGTTCAGCATGTGGCGAAACCCTGTTATTAATGATAGTTATGAGCCGGGTTCTACATTTAAAGCAATTACTGCTGCTGCGGCCTTAGAAGAGGGAACGGCAAGTTTGGACTCCGAATATTATTCCGATGGTTATATTGATGTAGGAGGACCGCCTATTCGCAGTTGGCGATATTATGATCCTTTTGGTCATCAAACTTTTTCCGAAGCTTACAGAAATTCAGATAATCCCGTATTTGTTGAGATGCTCCAAGATTTGGGAGGCGAGGCTTTTTATGAGTACATCGAAGGTTTTGGATTTTTTGATCTGACAGGGGTCGATCTTCCTGGAGAATCAAGATCTATTATCCCAAGTTTGGAAGAGGTACGACCCGAAGGACCGGAAAATTTCACCCGGGATTTAGCAACGATGTCTTTTGGCCAATCTTTTAATACCACACCTTTACAGATTCTAACCGCTTATTCAGCGGCGGTAAATAATGGGGAACTAATGGAACCTCAGATTGTTAAAGAACTTTTGGATGCTGAGGGAAACCCAGTAGAGAAAGTTGAGCATCGGATGGTACGTCAAGTGGTTTCCGAAGAGACATCCAGGGATATTCGACGGATTTCTGAAGAAGCTATGCGTCTAGGTAACAGTCAGGCCTATGTCCCCGGTTATGCGGTAGGAGGAAAAACGGGGACTGCACAAAAGCTAGTGGATGGCCATTACCCCTCGGGGGTGGTTATCGGTTCTTTTGTCGGAGCAGCCCCTATGGATGACCCGGAAATTGCAGTAATAACCATTGTAGATGAACCAAGGGGAGGAACCCTTTATGGTAATACCACCGCTGCTCCCATTGCTGGTGAAATTTTTTCCGAAACTTTTCGCTATTTAGGAATTGAACCAAGATATACAGAGGAAGAACTAGAGAAAATTGAGGATGAGGAAAAAATTGAAGTTCCAAACGTACTGAATAAAACACTAAAAGAGGCCAGGGAAATACTGGGGCATGATAATTTAGAGTATCTGGTGGTTAATGAATTTTTGGTGAATGAAGAAGCTTTAGTTGTGGAAACCGGTCCAAAGCCCGGGGTAAAAGTCGAAAAAAATTCTACAATCAGTATTTATATTGAACAGGGTGACCAGGAAGAAGAACTGCTTATGCCAGACCTGGAAGGAATGACTGTATCGGAAGTGAAAAGAATACTGAAAGCTATGGGGTTACAGCTTAAAGTACAAGGAGAAGGTAGAGTCGTGAATCAGGATACTGCACCGGGTACGATTGTGGAAAAAGAAAAGGTTATCGTAGTGGAATTTCAATAA
- the hpt gene encoding hypoxanthine phosphoribosyltransferase, with protein MEKDIQEIMFSEEEIQKKVEELGKSIEKHYKNREKDLVVIGILKGANVFLGDLVRKMNIPLYIDFMAVSSYGQSTESSGVVKIVKDLDMEVENKDVLIVEDIIDTGLTLHYLTENLGTRKANSIKIVTLLNKEYRRKVEIPVDFVGFEIPDEFIVGYGIDYAEKYRNLPYIATLKREVYQ; from the coding sequence ATGGAAAAAGACATTCAAGAAATTATGTTTAGTGAAGAGGAAATACAAAAGAAAGTCGAGGAACTAGGGAAATCCATTGAAAAGCATTATAAAAATAGGGAAAAGGATTTAGTGGTGATCGGAATTTTAAAAGGAGCTAATGTGTTTTTAGGGGATTTAGTTCGGAAAATGAATATCCCTCTTTACATCGACTTCATGGCGGTTTCCAGTTATGGACAATCCACAGAGAGTTCCGGTGTTGTTAAAATTGTCAAGGACTTGGATATGGAAGTAGAAAACAAAGATGTTTTAATTGTTGAAGATATCATCGATACAGGATTAACCCTACATTATCTTACTGAAAATTTGGGAACTAGAAAAGCCAACAGTATAAAAATCGTTACTCTTTTAAACAAAGAGTATCGAAGAAAAGTAGAAATCCCTGTGGATTTCGTGGGGTTTGAAATTCCCGATGAGTTTATTGTAGGCTATGGAATTGATTACGCAGAGAAATATCGAAACCTTCCCTATATTGCAACACTTAAAAGAGAAGTTTACCAGTAA